The window GAGACGGCCTTTGATCAGATCATGATAATCACGGTTTCCTGCATAGACCGACAGCGCTGCTCTATCTTTTTGCTCAAGCAAGGTCAGCGGATCGTAGTCCGGTCCATAATTCATCGACAGCATGATGACAGACTTTGCTTCAGGCCAAAGTGCTTGCGGGTTTGAGCGCCAATGAGCGCGCTCTTCCATCCAAGTCATTGTACCGTGGCGCTCTTTATCTAAGAAGGTATCAAGTCGCGCGGGTGCTTTAGCGATGGCGTCGGGCCGCGTAATTTTAACAGACGAAAACCCTAGGTCCAGCGCATCAGAAATAAGCGCGGATTTGAGCTTATCCCCCTTCATGGCGATTAGAAGTCTAGGTCAGCGTAGTGGGAAGACGGTGGCAGACCGCGCAAGCGCTCGGCTAATATTGGCCGGAAAGACGGGCGCGATTTAACGCGACTATACCACGCTCTCGCAACCTCTTCTTCTTCCCATGCAATGTCGCCCGTATAATCCATAACCGATATGGCGGCAGCTGCTGCAAGATCTGCGTAAGAAAGACGAAGGCCGCCTAAATAATTGCGCGTGCTTGCCAGATAAGAAATATAGCGCATATGCGATTTCATATTGGAGCGGGCAGCGCGAATAACCTGACTATCAGGCGCACCGCCTTCATTGCGACGTTCGAGCTTATGCACTTTTTCTTCGCACAAATAACCCGTTGCTTCGCCTTCCATTTTCACCAAGAACCAATACATCAAGCGGCGCACTTCTGCGCGATCTTGCGGATTTTCTGGCATCAAACGATGATCGCGCTGCAAAGGCCCACGGGTCTCATCAAGATATTCAGCAATAACATCATGGCCACAAATTGCAGGGCCATCATCTTCAATCAAAATCGGGATATTGCCAGCCGGATTAATCTGTAACAACGCATCACGGCGTTCCCACGGCTTTGCTTCCGTCATTTCTGCACTTTCACCATATTCAGCTAAGCAAAGACGGATGAAGCGGCTTTGGGCAGAAAAGGGGTAATGAACCAGTCTCAGCATGTTTGTTTTCTGTCTCTTTGAGTAATTCTTCGCGCTGTTACCTTTATCGCAACTCTTTTGTGGCAAAAGGATGCCTAACTAGGGAGTAACGGGCTTTGCGGTCCGTGTCGAGTGGGTAAAAGAAGATGCAGTCCGAGACAATAATTTCCGCACTGATTTTAGGCATTGTGGAAGGTTTAACCGAATTTATCCCCGTTTCCTCTACGGGACATATCCTGTTGTTGGGCCATTTTCTGGGCTTTGAAAACACCGGTAAAATCTTCGAAGTCTTGATCCAGCTTGGTGCGATCCTCGCCATTTTGACGATTTATTTTTATCGTCTCCTCAATATTGCAAAAGCATTGCCAACCAGCAGTGCTGCCCGTCGATTTGTTGCAGGTGTCACAATCGCCTTTTTACCGGCTGCTTTTGCCGGTGTCTTTTTGCACAAGTTCATCAAAGAAGTCCTGTTTGAATCGCCCATGCTGATTTGCATTATGCTAATTATTGGCGGCTTCATTCTTCTTTGGGTGGACCGCAAAGCATCCAAGATGACACCGAAATATACGAATGTAGAAGACTACCCAATCTGGCTCATGTTCGTCATTGGTTGTTTTCAATGCATCGCCATGATCCCTGGTGTTTCACGCTCAGGCGCCACAATCGCAGGCTCACTGCTTTTGGGCACAAACAAGCGATCGGCTGCAGAATTTACATTCTTCCTCGCCATGCCAACGATGGGCGGTGCCTTCGTCTATGACCTTTATAAGAACATTGACCTTGTCACGACAGATGACCTTCTGCTTGTCGCCGTGGGTTTTGCCGCAGCCTTCGTTGTTGGCGCGGTCGTCGTTAAATATTTGCTCGACTTCGTGACCAAATATGGATTTGCGCCTTTTGCTTACTGGCGCATCCTTATTGGTACTGTTGGATTGATTGGCTTGTTTGTTTATACACCGCCATCATCAAGTTCGGCCGCGAGAGAAAAGCCAACGCTGAATGCTGAACAAATGCTCGCAGATGCGCTGGGCAAACCCATGGAAGCAGAAATCAACTTTCAAGCTGCCGCCCCATTGAAAAATCAACAAAGCGGACAGTCCAATGCTCAGACCGTGATCTCAAAGCAAGGACGGCACCCAGATTGGCAAATTGGCATTAAAGCCGATCCACTCCCGCGATAAGTAACGCTCGTAAGTTAAGCAGGCTTAGCAGGCTTCGTCGCAAACTGGCCATATGGTCTAAAGCGAACAAGATAAGTTGGCAGGATTGTTTCCATGCTTTGCGGATTAATGCCAAGGCCTTCTAAAGTGCGACCGCTCGCCTTGGCGTCTTCTGACACCACATTATCATGCTCCAATAAGCACACTTGATCTTTGGTCAAAAGCGGCTTTGGCAGCAGACCCAAGATTGCCCCTTGAATTTTTGCAATACCGAACGGAATAGGCAGCAGTGCCTTTTTTCTGTGAATGGTATCAAGCATCAAGTTTAAGCATTCTTTGAAAGAAGCAACCCGTGGGCCGCCAAGCTCATAGGCTGCACCTTGCTCTAGCGCACCATCAACACCGCGCGCGATTACTTCAGCGACATCGCCCACATAGACCGGCTGGAATTGTGTATGCCCGCCACCGATAAGGGGCAAAGCTGGCGCGATTGTCGACATATCAGCGAAACGATTGAAGAAATCGTCTTCAGGACCAAACACAATGGATGGGCGAACAATGACAGCTTCTGGCACAGCTTCAAGGACGGCTGCTTCACCTTCTGCCTTTGTACGGGCGTAATCAATATCGCTGGAAGCATCCGCGCCAATGGCTGACATTTGAACCAGCGAGCTGATACCAGCAGCTTTTGTTGCTTCTGCGATCGTTCTGGCTCCACGCGCTTGCACAGCATCGAAGTTTTGTTTGCCAGATTTATATAAAATACCGACCAGATTAACGACAGCATCCGCACCTTCAACAGCCTTTGCGACCGAAGCTGGATAGCGAAGATTGGCTTGAATTGGTTGAACTTGGCCAACGGTTCCTAAGGGGCGCAAGAAGCCTGCAAGATCAGGCCTACGACATGCAACCCGCACCCGATAGCCGCGCTCGGCCAAGGCTTTTACAACATAGCGCCCAACAAATCCGGAGCCGCCAAAAACCGTTACCAGTTTCGTGTCATTTCTCATCGCTTTGACCTTATCTATTTTCCATCGTGGAACAAATCAGTTCTGCTTTGTCTCTCATAGCTTTTTGAGACCCCCTAAGACAAGACTTAGGATACGCAAATTTGTAGAAGTTTCTGTGAACAAGCAGCCAGAAATGTCCTTTTGGCCCACTCTCACCTTAATTCGGCAAAATCAGCTTTCTTTTTGTCCTTCATTGACAAAGACTAGGCAACCTTCGGCGTTACAAGCAACGGTTCTTTTTCCTGGTCAGCAATTGAACGTCACTATCTAAGCATTAGGAGCTTATCAAATGTCTAAACCTGCAATCGGATTTATTGGCCTTGGCCTTATGGGCAGCGCTATGTGCGATCATATGCTTGATGAGGGCTATCAGCTTACTGTCATTGCCAATCGATCGCGCGAAGCTGTTGATGCTGCTGTTGCTCGTGGTGCAACTGAAGTCAAAACATCCAAAGAAATTGCAGAAGCAAGCGACATCATCATGCTTTGCATTGATACCTCAAAATCGGTTGAAGGACGCATGTATGGTGATGACGGCGTCATTGCTGGACTTTCGGCTGGTAAAGTCGTGATTGACTTTGGGACATCGCTGCCGGCTTCGACCATAAAAATCGGCGCTGATGTAGCGAAAACAGGCGCGACTTATTTGGATTCACCAATCGGCAGAACACCCGCGCACGCAAAAGACGGCCTGCTTAACTTAATGTGTTCAGGTGATAAAGCTGGTTTTGACAAAGCTGAATCTGTTCTCAATGATTTGGGTGAGAATGTCTTTTACCTTGGTGCTCTTGGTTCAGGCCACACCATCAAACTCATCAATAATTTCTACGGCATGACCGTTGCAAACGCGATGGCGGAAGCTTTCGCGATGGCTGATAAAATGGGCGTTGATGGCAAACAGCTCCATGATGTTATGGCAGCCGGCCCTTTGCATTCAGGCATGATGGATTTCGTTAAAGCTTATGCGGTCGACAATGACCCAAGCATGCTCGCCTTCGCCATTAAAAATGCAGCGAAAGATGTTGGGTACTACGCTCAAATGTCAAAAGATGCGGGTGCCGAATCTCTCATGTCTCAATCGACTTTGAAAGCGCTTAACACAGCAAAAGAAGACGGCATGGGGGATGATATGGTTTCCCAAATGTATGATTTCTATAAAAAGAACATGGGCTAGATTAGGCTTAGACACTGAATAGGCGGCCCTGTTCGCCTAACAGCCAAAGCAAAGCTTTGGGAAGGAGCGCGTCGTTACTCACAAATGCCGAGAGGCAGGCCTTAGAGCTTTCGCTCAATCTCAGATAACATCAACGCAGCATACTTCTTGCGCCAATTATAATAAGTGCCTTCGAAAATTTGGATGCTTTCATAGCATCTGCTTCTTCCTACTCAGGAAAATCATCGCACCAAACTCTAAATTAAACTGCAGGAGTTTGCAGGGAGCTGGATGGCAGCTTTGTGTTTGGCTTGCCAATATTGCGGCTCGTTTCAATGTCCGCTTTTTTCGTCTTCAAGAATTTTGAACCATTTATGCAAACCTTGGCACTCACAAGTAGCGAGTAATTCAAAGGCAGGCATTCCGGTCGCGCCCGTTACATGCTCAGTCATCTAATAAGAAAGATTCTAGAATGAACTCATTTAACAACACCCTATCACGCGGCATATGCATTGCCGTTCTAACTATTTCGGGCTCCGCAGCTACATTTGCCGCTGATCTAGATCCTGAAATTCAAGCTTCGCCAATTACTGAGTCACAAAAGCCCAGCTTTTACGGCTCCATTTTTGGTGGCGCTAATTTTGATGTTGGCTCCACTGACTTTACGAATGGTACAACTATCGTCGACACAGAATTTGACACAGGCTTCACGGTTGGTGGTGCAGTTGGTTATAAGTGGAATCACTTCAATTTTGGCGGCTTCACGCCACGAACAGAAATTGAAGTGAATTATTTCGACAATGATGTCGATACAATCGATTTCTCAGGGAACGGCGTTGGTCAAGAAGTCGTCAATGGTGACAGCGGCGTTTCAGGCGTTGGCGTGTTTGCTAATCTCTTTTTTGATCTGGATACCGGCACAAAGTTCACGCCTTATGTTGGCGGTGGTGTTGGTGTTGGGTTCCTCGATCTTGATGTCTTTTACAATGGTCCAAACCTGAACCTTGACGATACCGACACGGCATTTGGTTGGCATATTGGCGGCGGTGCAAATCTTGAGCTGACCGAAAGCACTTCATTCTTTGTCGATGCCCGTTATCAGCAATTCGTCAATGTTGATAGCCTACGCCGTATTGGTGAAGCACCTGTTGGTGGCGGCACTGGTCCTGGCGGTGGAGACTTTGAAGACGATCTAGCCTCTGTTTTGGTTAGAGCTGGTCTAACTTACCGCTTCTAAAACAAGCGGATTTTCAATACACAAAAAGCGCGCCCAGAAATGAGTGCGCTTTTTGTTGAAAAGTGGAAGGCGCGCAATCAAGTATTTGTTTTCAAAAAGTGTTGGGGCTTCATCTGCATTTTGATGATACCTTATTGTCAGCAATAATTGTGACCCTAATTAAATACTTAAATTAATTTTGAACCCTTTTTCAAAAGTCGGGCACTTACCTTTTACATAGTAATGAGTGAGCTTCATGTTCTTGGCGACATCTAACACAACTGTTCCGTCAGATGATAAGAGTCCAAATGAGATCGACAAGCAGCTGTTAACAGCGATTGCGTCCGGGGATAAAGATGCGTTTGAGCGGTTCTACCGTCGCTATTTTAAGAAAGTTGTTGGGTTCGCCATTCGAACAACCGTCAACAATGAAACTGCTGAAGATGTAGCCGTTGATACGATGATGGTGGTCTGGCGTACGGCCAACAATTTTGGCGACAGATCTAAAGTATCCACGTGGGTTTTCGGCATTGCTTACCGAGTGGCGCTTAAAGCCTGCGCCAAAAATAAAACTGATGTTGACGATAATGTAGAGCCCGATGAGTTGCCGCATGAGTCAACCGGAATGGATGAATTGGAACGTGTTTTCTTGCGTGATCAATTAGGCCGCGCTCTGCAAAGCTTATCAATAGAGCAACGTAGTGTGATGGAACTGACTTACTATTACGGGTGCACCTATCCTGAGATTGGTGAAATCATGGGTTGCCCCGTTGGAACAGTGAAGACGCGGATGTTGCATGCGCGTTCAAATATGAAACATATTTTGTCGACACAACCACGTCGATAACAAAGAAACGGGCATCTTAATGGAAGTAGATGAAAGAGAAACCGGCGATAAGCATCAAGAAGTATGGGCGTTATTGCCGTGGTATGTTTCGGGTAAATTAGACGCGGATGAGCATGAGATGGTCGAGCGCTATATCAGCACCTGTCCACTGTGTCAGAAAGAGGTGGCTGAGCAAAAGCGCCTCGCGTCTGCAATTAATGATCGTAATTATCTTGATGGCGCTGAAGATCAAAGTTGGCAAAATATTTCTGCCTTGGTCGATGCTGAAAGCCAACAATCGAGATCAAATATTACAACCCTTATACCTAAGCAGACTAAACCCAGAGCACTAACCCAATGGGCAACATACGGTTTGATTGCAGCTTCAGCATTGGTGGCAATTGTTATTGTGCCCAATGTCATAAATCAGGAGGGAAAATATGAAACCCTTACTGATAACGCTGTCGTTGCTGGGGAATTTCTCAGAATAAAAGCTGCAGATGGCATCGGAAAAACTTCCATGCTTGCTTTGTTTGAAGCCCATAACCTTAAATTGCTTAGCGGCCCTTCGCCAACGGGTGTCTATACCGTCCAGTCTAAAAACAAACAAAGTCTCTCACCTGTTTTCGCGAAAATATCAGACGCCCCCGAGGTCGCCTTTGTCTCTCACTTACAGGGCGACAATTGATGCGTATTCTAACTCTGATATTTATTTTTTTGATCGCTTCAATACAAATTGGGCATGCGCAAGAACAAAAGGAAAATTGGCTCTTGGCATCTGCTGATGATCTCGTTGGTCGGCGGTATATTGTCGTAACCATTCCGATTGCTTCGCAAGATCGTTTGAAGGCGCAGATCGATAAAATATCTAGTGAGTATGGAATAGACCTTGTTGCCGAATGGCCAATATCCAGCATCACGGTTCACTGTATTGTCTTTAAGGTGGGGTTTAGTAAATCAATTTCTGAGCTCATGTCCGTTATGGAAAAAGACAGTAATATCGGGACCGTTCAACGAATGAACGCGTTTGAAACGTTAAATACGCCGACATATGATGATGAATTATTCAAGCTTCAAACCAACCTATCCAACATTGACATCTTGTCGGTTCATCAAAAAACAACCGGCCGCGATGTTAATATAGCGGTTATAGATACCGGCATTGATTTTTCGCATCCAGATTTGTCAAATCGTGGCTTCAAAAGCAAAGATTTTGTGAGCGTTGAAAAAAGAAAAGAAAACCCAGCGGAAAGACATGGGACTGCAATTGCTGGTGTTATTGCAGCCAGCAATGCTAACCGAAAAGGAATAGTTGGCGTTGCCCCAGACGCAAGGGTTATTGGCATGCGTGGTTGCTGGCAGAGCACTATCTTAAAGAAAGGAAGGTGCAGTACATTCTCGCTCGCTCGCGCACTGAATGTCGCCATTGCTCAAAAAGTTGATATAATAAATCTCAGTCTTGGGGGCCCATTTGACCCGTTACTTGCTAAAATAATCAAAGCAGCAATTGAAGACCACGCCATCGTGGTTGTTGCTGCTTATGGCCCCAATAAAAAAGCACGGTTCCCAGCTAATCAGCCTGGCGTTATTGGTGTCTCTGGCCAAAAGATTGCGAAAGGTATCATCGCTGGCCCTAGCATTGATGTATTAAGCACTTCGCCTGGTGGAAACTACGATTTCTTCTCAGGCGCCTCTATTGCGACTGCTCATGTATCCGCCATCGCAGCTTTAATGCTTGAGATAGAAAAGAACCTCAGTCCCAAAATGATATCTAATCTTATGATAAGCTCGAACCAAAAACCTTTGAATGGTGGAAATTTGAACGCTTGTGCAATTCTTTCAAAGATTGATGATATTGTTTGTTAATTGTAGGCCATCGATTTTTGGCCTTATATTTCATCACAGACACGCGAATACGTATTGTTTCTCATCGCGTAATGGTAGCAGATGGCGATGATCCCGCTCTCGAGAACTTCCTTCAAAAAGAGAAGGCGAATAAGCCTGTCAGGCAAGAGACTGTAAAGTTGGTCGACAAAGCAATAGCCCTAAGACCAAAAGGAAGCGTCGCCGAGACAAGCGTTATGATCGAAATGAATATCTCCCCGACAAACGAAGGGCTCTTAACAGGTGGGCTGTTAAGTTATTGGCGATGGTGAGTGGCACTGAGGATAGAGTTTGTTCGTCATCAGTGCGCACGGGACATTTAATTTGAATTAGTAGGCAGCTTCATAAATTGCCAATGCGTCAGCTAGTTTAACTTCACGTGGATTGTTTACGAGAAGACGCGTTTGGTTCATCGCGTCGCTTGCCAGTTTGGGAAGCGTTTCCCTCGGGATGTTCATTTCTTTGAGACTTTGCTGAAGGCCACATTTTTGTGAAAGATCAGCCAAAGAGTCGCAAAAGGCGCTTGCGCGTTCTTGGCCCTCTAATTTTGCCAGTTCAGGAAAAGCAAATGGCGCCAATTCCGCATAAGGTTGCGGAGCGACTTCGCAATTGAAACGCAAAACGTGGGGCAGTACGAGAGCATTTGAAAGCCCATGTGGAATATGGAAATGGCCGCCAAGTGGATAGGCTAATGCATGAACAGCTGCGACGGGTGAGTTGGCGAACGCTTGGCCTGCCATCATTGATCCCAACAACATAGCGGAACGGCCTTCAATAGCCGACCCATCATTGACAACCGCCAAAAGCGAAGGCCCCATCAACTGAAGTGCTTTTTCTGCCAGCATGCGAGAGATTGGGTTATTATTGGCGCTAGCAGATGCGTAGGCCTCAATCGCATGTACCATGGCATCAATGCCTGTTGCCGCTGTGATGTGTGATGGCAGCCCCAAAGTTAGTTCTGGATCAAGCAGGGCTATATCTGGAATGATGACAGGTGAGACGACACCCATTTTTTCATTGGTGCCTGTGGTAACAATCGAAATAGGTGTCACTTCCGAGCCTGTTCCAGAAGTTGTTGGCACAAGAATTAACGGCAAGCGTGGTCCCTTTGCATTGCCGACACCATAAGCATCCGCAAGCTTTTCATTACCGGTTGCAAGCAAGGCCGCCAGTTTCGCAACATCCAAGGATGAGCCGCCACCAAGACCAACAACGCCCTGTGATTCATGGTCGATGGCCGCTTGAGCGCATGCGAGCACAACTTTCTCTGAGGGATCAGATTCAACATCTTGGAACAACGCCACATCAACACCCGCGGCTTTTAATATGTTTATCGCGTTGTCAACAATGCCAGTTGTCATCATGCCAGGGTCTGTCACCAGCAAAATACGTGTCCCAATGCTGGCCTTTACCATTTCGCCAAGCTGCGACACCAAACCTGCGCCAAATCTAACGCTGGCTGTTGTATTGAAAATAAAGGGGGGCATAGGGTCTCTTTCTTGGCTCACGAGCCAAATGTCCAGGTTGTTAATGTTATGATTGTTGCGATCGCAGAAATCGTCCAAGCCAAACGCAACACTTCTACTTTTTGTATTTTAGTGTCCCGAATAGCGGCCGTGGGAATGGCTTCGACCGGGGTAAATTGAACGTCAGATTCTGATGCAAGTTCCATTTTGTATGAAAGGAACCAAACCAAAAACACACCCAAAACCCAAAATAGAATTGTCCACGCCCAGATAGATGGAACACCAATCATCCAAACTTCAAAGCCTGCAGAAGGTTTTCCGAATGCGGTGTTACCAAGAACAGCACCAGGACCAATAGCCAAGAAAAACCAAGCAAGAACTGCAGACCAAGCAGCAGGCTTTAGTGCACGGCTTTGAACTTTAGGCTTCATGTAACTTCGCAAAAAGCTGCGTATATCCAAGGCAATATTGGCATGCCCTCGCCCTTGTGTAATGGCGGAGATTACAAGCACCGCCAACACATTGAAGAAGATGCCCCATCCGGCAGAATGGATAGTCCAAGGCCAACGGCCCCAAGGCAGATCAAGGCCGACGAATTCTAACATGCGAATGCCAACTGTATCCGTAACAAAAACAGCAAACAGTCCGAGCACCCCGCCAGCTAAGACAGCTTGTCTTGTTATAAATTTAACCCAACATAAACCGAGTAAGGCTGGCCATAATTGAAAGGCTGCCGGCAGGGCTACAGAACTTAGCGCCGAAAGGACAAATGGCCCTAGGAGAGCCAGCAAGGCTGCGGCGAGAATAAGAAGTCCCATTAGCACTCTGGCAAATAACAACTCGTCCTTGCTTGAAAGGCCTTTATGGAAAAACGGTTTGTAGACATCCTTGATCACAGCATTTGCAGCGGTGAGAACACTCAAACCCATCACGAGTTGCAATGCGGCGAGAAACCCCAGTGCGCCAATGGCCATAAACCAAGGAGAACTTGCTGAGAGGATTGCCAGCAGGTCCCCAATTGGATTTCCACCTTTTCCAATTCCTGTTACACCAATTAAAATAACGGCTCCGACCAAAAGAGCGCCAAAAAAGCCTGCAAATACCCATGTCTGTCCAGCTGCAATTCCTTTTGAATTGCGTGTAGCAATGACCAATTGGGTGATCATTGGACTTGCTTGGATGCCCATCAATGCAAGCGCGGTGCTGAATATCATCATCGCGGTCCACTGACTTGTTATTGAATCTTCAATCCCATGTCCGGCAGTAAACTGGATGACCCCAGCAATCTCAAACAATCCCTTAGAAATTGAATCTGGATTTTGAGCAAGAACACCTAACGCTTGGCTGATTGGCTCTAACCCGCCCTGGGTGATGAGAACAAAAAGCCCTAAACCAGCTAGAGTGAGGCCAATTAAAACGGTCTGTAATACGCCGAGGTACCCAACAACTCTCATCCCCCCGATGATCAGGTAAGCCGCAACCAGAAACGCTATTCCCAAGACATATTGAGGAAATAGATCTGCACTG of the Hyphomicrobiales bacterium genome contains:
- a CDS encoding glutathione S-transferase family protein, whose protein sequence is MLRLVHYPFSAQSRFIRLCLAEYGESAEMTEAKPWERRDALLQINPAGNIPILIEDDGPAICGHDVIAEYLDETRGPLQRDHRLMPENPQDRAEVRRLMYWFLVKMEGEATGYLCEEKVHKLERRNEGGAPDSQVIRAARSNMKSHMRYISYLASTRNYLGGLRLSYADLAAAAAISVMDYTGDIAWEEEEVARAWYSRVKSRPSFRPILAERLRGLPPSSHYADLDF
- a CDS encoding complex I NDUFA9 subunit family protein yields the protein MRNDTKLVTVFGGSGFVGRYVVKALAERGYRVRVACRRPDLAGFLRPLGTVGQVQPIQANLRYPASVAKAVEGADAVVNLVGILYKSGKQNFDAVQARGARTIAEATKAAGISSLVQMSAIGADASSDIDYARTKAEGEAAVLEAVPEAVIVRPSIVFGPEDDFFNRFADMSTIAPALPLIGGGHTQFQPVYVGDVAEVIARGVDGALEQGAAYELGGPRVASFKECLNLMLDTIHRKKALLPIPFGIAKIQGAILGLLPKPLLTKDQVCLLEHDNVVSEDAKASGRTLEGLGINPQSMETILPTYLVRFRPYGQFATKPAKPA
- a CDS encoding NAD(P)-dependent oxidoreductase; translation: MSKPAIGFIGLGLMGSAMCDHMLDEGYQLTVIANRSREAVDAAVARGATEVKTSKEIAEASDIIMLCIDTSKSVEGRMYGDDGVIAGLSAGKVVIDFGTSLPASTIKIGADVAKTGATYLDSPIGRTPAHAKDGLLNLMCSGDKAGFDKAESVLNDLGENVFYLGALGSGHTIKLINNFYGMTVANAMAEAFAMADKMGVDGKQLHDVMAAGPLHSGMMDFVKAYAVDNDPSMLAFAIKNAAKDVGYYAQMSKDAGAESLMSQSTLKALNTAKEDGMGDDMVSQMYDFYKKNMG
- a CDS encoding outer membrane beta-barrel protein; the protein is MNSFNNTLSRGICIAVLTISGSAATFAADLDPEIQASPITESQKPSFYGSIFGGANFDVGSTDFTNGTTIVDTEFDTGFTVGGAVGYKWNHFNFGGFTPRTEIEVNYFDNDVDTIDFSGNGVGQEVVNGDSGVSGVGVFANLFFDLDTGTKFTPYVGGGVGVGFLDLDVFYNGPNLNLDDTDTAFGWHIGGGANLELTESTSFFVDARYQQFVNVDSLRRIGEAPVGGGTGPGGGDFEDDLASVLVRAGLTYRF
- a CDS encoding RNA polymerase sigma factor; the protein is MFLATSNTTVPSDDKSPNEIDKQLLTAIASGDKDAFERFYRRYFKKVVGFAIRTTVNNETAEDVAVDTMMVVWRTANNFGDRSKVSTWVFGIAYRVALKACAKNKTDVDDNVEPDELPHESTGMDELERVFLRDQLGRALQSLSIEQRSVMELTYYYGCTYPEIGEIMGCPVGTVKTRMLHARSNMKHILSTQPRR
- a CDS encoding S8 family serine peptidase, translated to MRILTLIFIFLIASIQIGHAQEQKENWLLASADDLVGRRYIVVTIPIASQDRLKAQIDKISSEYGIDLVAEWPISSITVHCIVFKVGFSKSISELMSVMEKDSNIGTVQRMNAFETLNTPTYDDELFKLQTNLSNIDILSVHQKTTGRDVNIAVIDTGIDFSHPDLSNRGFKSKDFVSVEKRKENPAERHGTAIAGVIAASNANRKGIVGVAPDARVIGMRGCWQSTILKKGRCSTFSLARALNVAIAQKVDIINLSLGGPFDPLLAKIIKAAIEDHAIVVVAAYGPNKKARFPANQPGVIGVSGQKIAKGIIAGPSIDVLSTSPGGNYDFFSGASIATAHVSAIAALMLEIEKNLSPKMISNLMISSNQKPLNGGNLNACAILSKIDDIVC
- a CDS encoding iron-containing alcohol dehydrogenase — its product is MPPFIFNTTASVRFGAGLVSQLGEMVKASIGTRILLVTDPGMMTTGIVDNAINILKAAGVDVALFQDVESDPSEKVVLACAQAAIDHESQGVVGLGGGSSLDVAKLAALLATGNEKLADAYGVGNAKGPRLPLILVPTTSGTGSEVTPISIVTTGTNEKMGVVSPVIIPDIALLDPELTLGLPSHITAATGIDAMVHAIEAYASASANNNPISRMLAEKALQLMGPSLLAVVNDGSAIEGRSAMLLGSMMAGQAFANSPVAAVHALAYPLGGHFHIPHGLSNALVLPHVLRFNCEVAPQPYAELAPFAFPELAKLEGQERASAFCDSLADLSQKCGLQQSLKEMNIPRETLPKLASDAMNQTRLLVNNPREVKLADALAIYEAAY